The following are from one region of the Mangifera indica cultivar Alphonso chromosome 14, CATAS_Mindica_2.1, whole genome shotgun sequence genome:
- the LOC123196135 gene encoding chromatin remodeling protein EBS-like isoform X1 — protein sequence MAKTKPGKKDLDSYSIKGTNKIVRPGDCVLMRPSDSDKPPYVARVDKIEADHRNNVKVRVRWYYRPEESIGGRRQFHGAKELFLSDHYDVQSAHTIEGKCIVHSFKNYTKLENVGAEDYFCRFEYKAATGAFTPDRVAVYCKCEMPYNPDDLMVQCEGCKDWFHPSCMGMTIEEAKKLDQFLCSDCTSGDDAKRSLNAFPVSPSVEAKVETKRRKR from the exons ATGGCAAAAACTAAACCTGGCAAAAAGGACCTCGATTCTTATTCTATCAAAGGCACCAACAAAATTGTTAGAC CTGGTGATTGTGTGTTGATGAGACCATCGGATTCTGATAAGCCTCCATACGTGGCACGCGTTGACAAGATCGAGGCCGATCATCGGAATAACGTCAAAGTTCGTGTTAGGTGGTATTATAGGCCTGAAGAATCGATCGGAGGGCGGAGACAGTTTCATGGAGCCAAAGAGTTGTTTTTATCTGACCACTATGATGTACAAAGTGCCCACACAATTGAAGGAAAATGTATAGTGCACTCTTTCAAGAACTACACTAAGCTTGAGAATGTTGGTGCAGAGGATTATTTTTGTAGGTTTGAATATAAGGCTGCCACCGGAGCGTTCACTCCAGACCGTGTTGCCGT GTATTGCAAGTGTGAGATGCCTTATAACCCGGATGACCTGATGGTGCAGTGTGAGGGGTGCAAGGATTG GTTTCATCCTTCATGTATGGGCATGACCATTGAAGAAGCAAAAAAATTGGATCAGTTTCTGTGCTCTGATTGTACATCGGGTGATGATGCCAAAAGATCTTTGAATGCGTTCCCAGTATCCCCATCTGTGGAGGCTAAG GTGGAGACAAAGCGCAGAAAAAGGTGA
- the LOC123196131 gene encoding uncharacterized protein LOC123196131 isoform X3, whose translation MIKVGKGEPVIFESETLEFALSQTLQAMVSLQLKYFNGVFHCPSVNPLFQRRERKAQKIVCLQAQSVASSRTQRIMESISVSGEVGGAGGAYSYEALKRLDRIWSSICCAQTIVQEPQQLVSSIPGLFSQSDLADKPVDTFDVIVCGGTLGIFIATALSFKGLRVAVVERNILKGREQEWNISRKELLELVESGILVEDDIVQVTAAKFNPNRCGFEGKGEIWVEDILNLGVSPVKLIEIVKKRFISLGGVIFEGCSASNICIYEDAAVIQLVEGNILSSRLIIDSMGNFSPVVKQIRRGRKPDGICLVVGSCARGFKDNSTSDVIYSSSTVRKVGDSEVHLFWEAFPSGSGPTDRTTYMFTYIDPQPRSPKLEELLEDYWDLMPEYQGVSLDNLEILRVVYGIFPTYRDSPLPAAFNRVIQFGDASGIQSPVSFGGFGSLTRHLGRLSTAKQQSHVSPDFINELLYINFQSMQRLGDPVLRPFLQDVIKFGPLAKTLGLVMLSKPQILPSIFKQYAFLFVQLQVGIPVLVEWSGHFFMLGYYTFLSTFADPLIRSLLSALPSRMQYEWKRHLEAWKYGAGMDYKL comes from the exons ATGATAAAGGTAGGAAAAGGAGAACCAGTGATATTTGAGAGTGAAACTTTAGAATTTGCTTTGTCTCAAACCTTACAAGCAATGGTGTCGCTTCAGCTAAAATACTTTAATGGAGTCTTTCACTGTCCATCAGTGAATCCTTTGTTTCaaagaagagaaaggaaagCTCAAAAGATTGTATGCTTGCAAGCACAGTCAGTTGCTTCCTCTAGAACCCAG AGGATAATGGAAAGCATTTCAGTTAGTGGGGAAGTTGGTGGTGCTGGTGGAGCATACTCTTACGAGGCCTTAAAGAGGCTGGACAGGATATGGTCTTCTATCTGCTGTGCTCAaacaa TTGTGCAAGAACCCCAGCAGCTAGTGTCTAGCATTCCAGGTCTTTTTAGCCAGTCTGATTTGGCTGACAAACCAGTCGATACATTTGATGTTATAGTTTGTGGAGGCACCTTGGGGATCTTCATAGCCACAGCCTTGAGTTTTAAAGGTCTTCGTGTTGCTGTCGTGGAAAGAAATATACTGAAAGGG AGGGAACAAGAATGGAATATATCAAGGAAGGAGCTCTTGGAGCTTGTAGAATCTGGAATTCTGGTTGAAGACGACATTGTACAAGTTACAGCTGCAAAATTTAATCCT AACAGATGTGGATTTGAGGGGAAGGGAGAAATCTGGGTTGAAGATATTCTGAATCTTGGGGTTTC ACCTGTAAAGCTTATTGAGATTGTCAAGAAACGTTTTATTTCCCTTGGCGGGGTTATCTTTGAGGGTTGCAGTGCCTCCAACATTTGCATATATGAGGATGCAGCG GTCATTCAACTTGTTGAGGGCAACATCCTGTCATCCCGTCTTATCATTGATTCAATGGGGAACTTTTCCCCTGTGGTGAAACAG ATAAGACGCGGTAGGAAGCCCGATGGCATTTGCCTTGTTGTCGGATCTTGTGCTCGTGGTTTTAAGGATAACTCAACAAGTGATGTGATTTATAGCAGTTCGACAGTGAGGAAAGTTGGAGATTCAGAAGTACATTTATTCTGGGAg GCATTTCCATCTGGCTCTGGCCCCACCGATCGCACCACTTATATGTTCACTTATATTGATCCTCAACCGAGATCCCCAAAACTGGAAGAACTGTTAGAAGACTACTGGGATTTGATGCCAGAATATCag GGAGTATCTCTTGACAATCTGGAGATACTGAGAGTTGTATATGGAATCTTCCCTACCTatcgtgacag TCCATTGCCAGCTGCTTTTAATCGTGTAATACAG TTTGGTGATGCTAGTGGCATACAATCACCTGTTTCATTTGGTGGTTTTGGGAGTTTGACTCGGCACCTTGGGAGATTATCAACAG CGAAGCAGCAGTCTCACGTTTCACCGGATTTTATCAATGAGCTTCTTTACATCAATTTCCAGAGTATGCAG AGACTGGGCGATCCTGTTCTAAGACCATTTCTTCAG GATGTTATAAAGTTTGGGCCTCTTGCCAAGACATTAGGCCTTGTAATGCTAAGTAAACCTCAAATTCTTCCATCAATATTCAAGCAG TATGCCTTCTTATTTGTTCAACTTCAGGTTGGTATTCCTGTGCTTGTTGAATGGTCGGGACATTTTTTCATGTTGGGTTACTATACATTTCTATCTACCTTTGCTGACCCATTAATAAG GTCATTGTTGAGTGCATTGCCTTCTAGGATGCAGTATGAGTGGAAGCGGCATCTTGAGGCATGGAAATATGGAGCAGGTATGGATTATAAGCTATGA
- the LOC123196133 gene encoding serine/threonine protein phosphatase 2A 59 kDa regulatory subunit B' gamma isoform-like isoform X1, with the protein MIKNILGKLPRKPSKSSNYDSNSESVNSSQVPNSTNLKLGSRMNNGTVPPTSKSNQGKKSVPTATQVGSGVYEPLPSFRDVSSAEKQNLFIRKLNMCCVVFDFSDPTKNVREKDIKRQTLLELVEYLSSVTSKFNEIAMQEITKMVAVNLFRTFPSSNPDNNGLEIYDPDEEELTMEPAWPHLQIVYEILLRFVASQETDSKLAKRYIDHSFVLRLLDLFDSEDHREREYLKTILHRIYGKFMVHRPFIRKAINNIFYQFIFETEKHNGTAELLEILGSIINGFALPLKEEHKLFLVRALIPLHKPKCVTMYHQQLSYCITQFVEKDFKLADTVIRGLLKYWPLTNSSKEVMFLGELEEVLEATQAAEFQRCMVPLFRQISHCLNSSHFQVAERALFLWNNDHIRNLINMNRKVILPIIFPALERNTRGHWNQAVQSLTLNVRKIFSDADQALFDECLARFQEDEVKEKELLQKRELTWKRLEDVAASKAVSNEAVLVSKFSSVAISTNTSPRATASG; encoded by the exons ATGATAAAAAACATATTGGGTAAATTACCTAGAAAGCCCTCAAAGTCATCGAACTATGACTCTAACAGTGAGTCTGTAAATTCATCTCAAGTGCCCAATTCAACAAATTTGAAGTTGGGTTCTCGCATGAACAATGGGACTGTTCCCCCAACGTCTAAGTCGAATCAGGGTAAGAAGTCAGTTCCAACTGCAACTCAAGTAGGGTCTGGTGTTTACGAGCCTTTGCCAAGTTTTAGGGATGTTTCAAGTGCGGAAAAGCAGAATTTGTTCATTAGGAAGTTGAATATGTGTTGTGTTGTATTCGATTTTAGTGACCCCACAAAGAATGTTAGAGAGAAGGACATAAAGAGGCAAACGTTGCTTGAGCTTGTTGAATACTTGTCGTCTGTAACATCAAAGTTCAATGAGATTGCAATGCAAGAGATTACGAAGATGGTAGCTGTTAATTTGTTTAGAACATTTCCCTCTTCAAATCCTGATAATAATGGCTTGGAAATATATGACCCGGATGAGGAGGAACTAACTATGGAGCCAGCATGGCCTCATCTGCAGATTGTGTATGAAATTCTTCTTAGATTTGTGGCTTCGCAAGAGACTGATTCCAAGCTTGCTAAAAGATATATCGACCATTCATTTGTGTTGAGACTCTTAGATTTGTTTGACTCTGAGGACCACAGAGAGAGGGAATATTTGAAGACAATTCTTCACCGGATTTATGGCAAGTTCATGGTGCATCGGCCATTTATCAGAAAAGCTATCAACAATATCTTCTATCAATTTATTTTCGAGACAGAAAAACATAATGGGACTGCAGAATTGCTTGAGATCTTGGGAAGTATTATTAATGGGTTTGCTTTACCTTTGAAGGAAGAGCACAAGCTTTTCCTTGTCCGTGCTTTGATTCCTCTTCACAAACCCAAGTGTGTAACAATGTACCACCAACAACTTTCGTATTGTATTACACAGTTTGTGGAGAAAGATTTTAAGCTGGCTGATACTGTCATTCGTGGTCTTTTGAAGTATTGGCCCCTAACTAATAGTTCCAAGGAGGTTATGTTCCTTGGTGAGTTGGAGGAAGTTCTAGAAGCTACTCAGGCTGCAGAATTTCAACGATGCATGGTCCCCCTCTTTCGCCAAATTAGTCACTGCCTCAACAGCTCTCATTTTCAG GTAGCAGAACGTGCTTTGTTCTTGTGGAACAATGATCACATAAGAAATCTGATCAACATGAACCGTAAAGTGATACTGCCTATAATATTTCCAGCTTTGGAGAGAAACACACGGGGTCACTGGAATCAAGCTGTTCAGAGTTTGACATTGAATGTCAGGAAAATATTTTCTGATGCTGATCAAGCACTCTTTGATGAATGCTTGGCCAGATTCCAAGAGGATGAGGTCAAGGAGAAAGAGTTATTGCAGAAACGGGAGTTGACCTGGAAACGCTTAGAAGATGTGGCTGCCTCCAAGGCTGTAAGTAATGAGGCTGTGCTTGTCTCAAAGTTCTCTTCTGTTGCCATTTCCACCAACACAAGCCCACGGGCTACTGCCAGTGGTTGA
- the LOC123196137 gene encoding uncharacterized protein LOC123196137, translating into MASLIAAPTFGLLSVKKSSGGCTKLYDKNRQCHGIKAMRAEKSLEELYNVRVERQVSANRLKELGVSRWSMWKTGKCKLPWDWQVDQLVYIEEGEVRVVPEGSRRFMQFLAGDLVRYPKWFEADLWFNGPYQERYSFRAYGDD; encoded by the coding sequence ATGGCAAGTCTGATTGCAGCCCCAACTTTCGGCCTGTTATCTGTGAAGAAAAGCAGCGGAGGCTGTACAAAATTGTATGACAAAAATAGGCAATGTCATGGTATAAAGGCAATGCGAGCAGAAAAATCTCTAGAGGAATTGTATAATGTGAGGGTGGAACGCCAAGTGTCAGCCAATCGACTGAAGGAGCTTGGGGTTTCAAGATGGTCAATGTGGAAGACTGGCAAATGCAAGTTGCCGTGGGATTGGCAGGTAGATCAGTTAGTTTACATTGAGGAAGGGGAAGTGAGAGTTGTGCCTGAAGGGAGCCGGAGGTTCATGCAATTTCTGGCGGGAGACCTTGTTCGTTATCCCAAGTGGTTTGAAGCTGATCTTTGGTTTAATGGTCCATATCAAGAGCGTTACAGTTTCCGAGCATATGGGGATGACTAA
- the LOC123196131 gene encoding uncharacterized protein LOC123196131 isoform X1, protein MIKVGKGEPVIFESETLEFALSQTLQAMVSLQLKYFNGVFHCPSVNPLFQRRERKAQKIVCLQAQSVASSRTQRIMESISVSGEVGGAGGAYSYEALKRLDRIWSSICCAQTIVQEPQQLVSSIPGLFSQSDLADKPVDTFDVIVCGGTLGIFIATALSFKGLRVAVVERNILKGREQEWNISRKELLELVESGILVEDDIVQVTAAKFNPNRCGFEGKGEIWVEDILNLGVSPVKLIEIVKKRFISLGGVIFEGCSASNICIYEDAAVIQLVEGNILSSRLIIDSMGNFSPVVKQIRRGRKPDGICLVVGSCARGFKDNSTSDVIYSSSTVRKVGDSEVHLFWEAFPSGSGPTDRTTYMFTYIDPQPRSPKLEELLEDYWDLMPEYQGVSLDNLEILRVVYGIFPTYRDSPLPAAFNRVIQFGDASGIQSPVSFGGFGSLTRHLGRLSTGIYEAIIGDFVDSYSLSLLNPYMPNLSASWLFQRAMSAKQQSHVSPDFINELLYINFQSMQRLGDPVLRPFLQDVIKFGPLAKTLGLVMLSKPQILPSIFKQYAFLFVQLQVGIPVLVEWSGHFFMLGYYTFLSTFADPLIRSLLSALPSRMQYEWKRHLEAWKYGAGMDYKL, encoded by the exons ATGATAAAGGTAGGAAAAGGAGAACCAGTGATATTTGAGAGTGAAACTTTAGAATTTGCTTTGTCTCAAACCTTACAAGCAATGGTGTCGCTTCAGCTAAAATACTTTAATGGAGTCTTTCACTGTCCATCAGTGAATCCTTTGTTTCaaagaagagaaaggaaagCTCAAAAGATTGTATGCTTGCAAGCACAGTCAGTTGCTTCCTCTAGAACCCAG AGGATAATGGAAAGCATTTCAGTTAGTGGGGAAGTTGGTGGTGCTGGTGGAGCATACTCTTACGAGGCCTTAAAGAGGCTGGACAGGATATGGTCTTCTATCTGCTGTGCTCAaacaa TTGTGCAAGAACCCCAGCAGCTAGTGTCTAGCATTCCAGGTCTTTTTAGCCAGTCTGATTTGGCTGACAAACCAGTCGATACATTTGATGTTATAGTTTGTGGAGGCACCTTGGGGATCTTCATAGCCACAGCCTTGAGTTTTAAAGGTCTTCGTGTTGCTGTCGTGGAAAGAAATATACTGAAAGGG AGGGAACAAGAATGGAATATATCAAGGAAGGAGCTCTTGGAGCTTGTAGAATCTGGAATTCTGGTTGAAGACGACATTGTACAAGTTACAGCTGCAAAATTTAATCCT AACAGATGTGGATTTGAGGGGAAGGGAGAAATCTGGGTTGAAGATATTCTGAATCTTGGGGTTTC ACCTGTAAAGCTTATTGAGATTGTCAAGAAACGTTTTATTTCCCTTGGCGGGGTTATCTTTGAGGGTTGCAGTGCCTCCAACATTTGCATATATGAGGATGCAGCG GTCATTCAACTTGTTGAGGGCAACATCCTGTCATCCCGTCTTATCATTGATTCAATGGGGAACTTTTCCCCTGTGGTGAAACAG ATAAGACGCGGTAGGAAGCCCGATGGCATTTGCCTTGTTGTCGGATCTTGTGCTCGTGGTTTTAAGGATAACTCAACAAGTGATGTGATTTATAGCAGTTCGACAGTGAGGAAAGTTGGAGATTCAGAAGTACATTTATTCTGGGAg GCATTTCCATCTGGCTCTGGCCCCACCGATCGCACCACTTATATGTTCACTTATATTGATCCTCAACCGAGATCCCCAAAACTGGAAGAACTGTTAGAAGACTACTGGGATTTGATGCCAGAATATCag GGAGTATCTCTTGACAATCTGGAGATACTGAGAGTTGTATATGGAATCTTCCCTACCTatcgtgacag TCCATTGCCAGCTGCTTTTAATCGTGTAATACAG TTTGGTGATGCTAGTGGCATACAATCACCTGTTTCATTTGGTGGTTTTGGGAGTTTGACTCGGCACCTTGGGAGATTATCAACAG GAATATATGAGGCAATCATTGGAGATTTTGTTGACTCATATAGCTTGTCCCTGCTGAATCCATACATG CCTAACTTAAGTGCTTCATGGCTATTTCAACGTGCAATGTCAGCGAAGCAGCAGTCTCACGTTTCACCGGATTTTATCAATGAGCTTCTTTACATCAATTTCCAGAGTATGCAG AGACTGGGCGATCCTGTTCTAAGACCATTTCTTCAG GATGTTATAAAGTTTGGGCCTCTTGCCAAGACATTAGGCCTTGTAATGCTAAGTAAACCTCAAATTCTTCCATCAATATTCAAGCAG TATGCCTTCTTATTTGTTCAACTTCAGGTTGGTATTCCTGTGCTTGTTGAATGGTCGGGACATTTTTTCATGTTGGGTTACTATACATTTCTATCTACCTTTGCTGACCCATTAATAAG GTCATTGTTGAGTGCATTGCCTTCTAGGATGCAGTATGAGTGGAAGCGGCATCTTGAGGCATGGAAATATGGAGCAGGTATGGATTATAAGCTATGA
- the LOC123196135 gene encoding chromatin remodeling protein EBS-like isoform X2, with amino-acid sequence MRPSDSDKPPYVARVDKIEADHRNNVKVRVRWYYRPEESIGGRRQFHGAKELFLSDHYDVQSAHTIEGKCIVHSFKNYTKLENVGAEDYFCRFEYKAATGAFTPDRVAVYCKCEMPYNPDDLMVQCEGCKDWFHPSCMGMTIEEAKKLDQFLCSDCTSGDDAKRSLNAFPVSPSVEAKVETKRRKR; translated from the exons ATGAGACCATCGGATTCTGATAAGCCTCCATACGTGGCACGCGTTGACAAGATCGAGGCCGATCATCGGAATAACGTCAAAGTTCGTGTTAGGTGGTATTATAGGCCTGAAGAATCGATCGGAGGGCGGAGACAGTTTCATGGAGCCAAAGAGTTGTTTTTATCTGACCACTATGATGTACAAAGTGCCCACACAATTGAAGGAAAATGTATAGTGCACTCTTTCAAGAACTACACTAAGCTTGAGAATGTTGGTGCAGAGGATTATTTTTGTAGGTTTGAATATAAGGCTGCCACCGGAGCGTTCACTCCAGACCGTGTTGCCGT GTATTGCAAGTGTGAGATGCCTTATAACCCGGATGACCTGATGGTGCAGTGTGAGGGGTGCAAGGATTG GTTTCATCCTTCATGTATGGGCATGACCATTGAAGAAGCAAAAAAATTGGATCAGTTTCTGTGCTCTGATTGTACATCGGGTGATGATGCCAAAAGATCTTTGAATGCGTTCCCAGTATCCCCATCTGTGGAGGCTAAG GTGGAGACAAAGCGCAGAAAAAGGTGA
- the LOC123196133 gene encoding serine/threonine protein phosphatase 2A 59 kDa regulatory subunit B' zeta isoform-like isoform X2, with protein sequence MIKNILGKLPRKPSKSSNYDSNSESVNSSQVPNSTNLKLGSRMNNGTVPPTSKSNQGKKSVPTATQVGSGVYEPLPSFRDVSSAEKQNLFIRKLNMCCVVFDFSDPTKNVREKDIKRQTLLELVEYLSSVTSKFNEIAMQEITKMVAVNLFRTFPSSNPDNNGLEIYDPDEEELTMEPAWPHLQIVYEILLRFVASQETDSKLAKRYIDHSFVLRLLDLFDSEDHREREYLKTILHRIYGKFMVHRPFIRKAINNIFYQFIFETEKHNGTAELLEILGSIINGFALPLKEEHKLFLVRALIPLHKPKCVTMYHQQLSYCITQFVEKDFKLADTVIRGLLKYWPLTNSSKEVMFLGELEEVLEATQAAEFQRCMVPLFRQISHCLNSSHFQKHEGLIVE encoded by the exons ATGATAAAAAACATATTGGGTAAATTACCTAGAAAGCCCTCAAAGTCATCGAACTATGACTCTAACAGTGAGTCTGTAAATTCATCTCAAGTGCCCAATTCAACAAATTTGAAGTTGGGTTCTCGCATGAACAATGGGACTGTTCCCCCAACGTCTAAGTCGAATCAGGGTAAGAAGTCAGTTCCAACTGCAACTCAAGTAGGGTCTGGTGTTTACGAGCCTTTGCCAAGTTTTAGGGATGTTTCAAGTGCGGAAAAGCAGAATTTGTTCATTAGGAAGTTGAATATGTGTTGTGTTGTATTCGATTTTAGTGACCCCACAAAGAATGTTAGAGAGAAGGACATAAAGAGGCAAACGTTGCTTGAGCTTGTTGAATACTTGTCGTCTGTAACATCAAAGTTCAATGAGATTGCAATGCAAGAGATTACGAAGATGGTAGCTGTTAATTTGTTTAGAACATTTCCCTCTTCAAATCCTGATAATAATGGCTTGGAAATATATGACCCGGATGAGGAGGAACTAACTATGGAGCCAGCATGGCCTCATCTGCAGATTGTGTATGAAATTCTTCTTAGATTTGTGGCTTCGCAAGAGACTGATTCCAAGCTTGCTAAAAGATATATCGACCATTCATTTGTGTTGAGACTCTTAGATTTGTTTGACTCTGAGGACCACAGAGAGAGGGAATATTTGAAGACAATTCTTCACCGGATTTATGGCAAGTTCATGGTGCATCGGCCATTTATCAGAAAAGCTATCAACAATATCTTCTATCAATTTATTTTCGAGACAGAAAAACATAATGGGACTGCAGAATTGCTTGAGATCTTGGGAAGTATTATTAATGGGTTTGCTTTACCTTTGAAGGAAGAGCACAAGCTTTTCCTTGTCCGTGCTTTGATTCCTCTTCACAAACCCAAGTGTGTAACAATGTACCACCAACAACTTTCGTATTGTATTACACAGTTTGTGGAGAAAGATTTTAAGCTGGCTGATACTGTCATTCGTGGTCTTTTGAAGTATTGGCCCCTAACTAATAGTTCCAAGGAGGTTATGTTCCTTGGTGAGTTGGAGGAAGTTCTAGAAGCTACTCAGGCTGCAGAATTTCAACGATGCATGGTCCCCCTCTTTCGCCAAATTAGTCACTGCCTCAACAGCTCTCATTTTCAG AAACATGAAGGTTTGATTGTGGAGTAG
- the LOC123196131 gene encoding uncharacterized protein LOC123196131 isoform X2, translating into MIKVGKGEPVIFESETLEFALSQTLQAMVSLQLKYFNGVFHCPSVNPLFQRRERKAQKIVCLQAQSVASSRTQRIMESISVSGEVGGAGGAYSYEALKRLDRIWSSICCAQTIVQEPQQLVSSIPGLFSQSDLADKPVDTFDVIVCGGTLGIFIATALSFKGLRVAVVERNILKGREQEWNISRKELLELVESGILVEDDIVQVTAAKFNPNRCGFEGKGEIWVEDILNLGVSPVKLIEIVKKRFISLGGVIFEGCSASNICIYEDAAVIQLVEGNILSSRLIIDSMGNFSPVVKQIRRGRKPDGICLVVGSCARGFKDNSTSDVIYSSSTVRKVGDSEVHLFWEAFPSGSGPTDRTTYMFTYIDPQPRSPKLEELLEDYWDLMPEYQGVSLDNLEILRVVYGIFPTYRDSPLPAAFNRVIQFGDASGIQSPVSFGGFGSLTRHLGRLSTGIYEAIIGDFVDSYSLSLLNPYMPNLSASWLFQRAMSAKQQSHVSPDFINELLYINFQSMQRLGDPVLRPFLQDVIKFGPLAKTLGLVMLSKPQILPSIFKQVGIPVLVEWSGHFFMLGYYTFLSTFADPLIRSLLSALPSRMQYEWKRHLEAWKYGAGMDYKL; encoded by the exons ATGATAAAGGTAGGAAAAGGAGAACCAGTGATATTTGAGAGTGAAACTTTAGAATTTGCTTTGTCTCAAACCTTACAAGCAATGGTGTCGCTTCAGCTAAAATACTTTAATGGAGTCTTTCACTGTCCATCAGTGAATCCTTTGTTTCaaagaagagaaaggaaagCTCAAAAGATTGTATGCTTGCAAGCACAGTCAGTTGCTTCCTCTAGAACCCAG AGGATAATGGAAAGCATTTCAGTTAGTGGGGAAGTTGGTGGTGCTGGTGGAGCATACTCTTACGAGGCCTTAAAGAGGCTGGACAGGATATGGTCTTCTATCTGCTGTGCTCAaacaa TTGTGCAAGAACCCCAGCAGCTAGTGTCTAGCATTCCAGGTCTTTTTAGCCAGTCTGATTTGGCTGACAAACCAGTCGATACATTTGATGTTATAGTTTGTGGAGGCACCTTGGGGATCTTCATAGCCACAGCCTTGAGTTTTAAAGGTCTTCGTGTTGCTGTCGTGGAAAGAAATATACTGAAAGGG AGGGAACAAGAATGGAATATATCAAGGAAGGAGCTCTTGGAGCTTGTAGAATCTGGAATTCTGGTTGAAGACGACATTGTACAAGTTACAGCTGCAAAATTTAATCCT AACAGATGTGGATTTGAGGGGAAGGGAGAAATCTGGGTTGAAGATATTCTGAATCTTGGGGTTTC ACCTGTAAAGCTTATTGAGATTGTCAAGAAACGTTTTATTTCCCTTGGCGGGGTTATCTTTGAGGGTTGCAGTGCCTCCAACATTTGCATATATGAGGATGCAGCG GTCATTCAACTTGTTGAGGGCAACATCCTGTCATCCCGTCTTATCATTGATTCAATGGGGAACTTTTCCCCTGTGGTGAAACAG ATAAGACGCGGTAGGAAGCCCGATGGCATTTGCCTTGTTGTCGGATCTTGTGCTCGTGGTTTTAAGGATAACTCAACAAGTGATGTGATTTATAGCAGTTCGACAGTGAGGAAAGTTGGAGATTCAGAAGTACATTTATTCTGGGAg GCATTTCCATCTGGCTCTGGCCCCACCGATCGCACCACTTATATGTTCACTTATATTGATCCTCAACCGAGATCCCCAAAACTGGAAGAACTGTTAGAAGACTACTGGGATTTGATGCCAGAATATCag GGAGTATCTCTTGACAATCTGGAGATACTGAGAGTTGTATATGGAATCTTCCCTACCTatcgtgacag TCCATTGCCAGCTGCTTTTAATCGTGTAATACAG TTTGGTGATGCTAGTGGCATACAATCACCTGTTTCATTTGGTGGTTTTGGGAGTTTGACTCGGCACCTTGGGAGATTATCAACAG GAATATATGAGGCAATCATTGGAGATTTTGTTGACTCATATAGCTTGTCCCTGCTGAATCCATACATG CCTAACTTAAGTGCTTCATGGCTATTTCAACGTGCAATGTCAGCGAAGCAGCAGTCTCACGTTTCACCGGATTTTATCAATGAGCTTCTTTACATCAATTTCCAGAGTATGCAG AGACTGGGCGATCCTGTTCTAAGACCATTTCTTCAG GATGTTATAAAGTTTGGGCCTCTTGCCAAGACATTAGGCCTTGTAATGCTAAGTAAACCTCAAATTCTTCCATCAATATTCAAGCAG GTTGGTATTCCTGTGCTTGTTGAATGGTCGGGACATTTTTTCATGTTGGGTTACTATACATTTCTATCTACCTTTGCTGACCCATTAATAAG GTCATTGTTGAGTGCATTGCCTTCTAGGATGCAGTATGAGTGGAAGCGGCATCTTGAGGCATGGAAATATGGAGCAGGTATGGATTATAAGCTATGA